The Anabaena sp. PCC 7108 region AAAATAGCAGTTGCTAAAGAAATTGAAGTTTGTGAACGTCGTGTGGCATTAATTCCCGACACTGTTTCCAGATTAGTCAAACAAGGCTTAGAGGTGTTTGTAGAAACAGGGGCGGGAGAAAAAGCATTTTTCAGTGATTCTGACTATGAAGCAGCAGGAGCCACAGTTATCAGCGATACTGCCAAATTATGGGGTGAAGCGGATATTTTGCTCAAAGTTAGCCCTCCCCAGGAAAGAGAAGATGGACGCTCAGAGATTGAATTACTCAAATCCGGTTCTGTATTAATTAGTTTTCTCAATCCTTTAGGAAATCCTGTCGTAGCCCAACAATTGGCAAATCGTCAAGTTACAGCTTTGAGTATGGAATTAATCCCCCGTACCACCAGGGCGCAAAGTATGGATGCTTTATCTTCCCAGGCTTCACTGGCAGGGTATAAATCTGTATTGATTGCGGCTGCGGCTTTACCGAAATATTTCCCGATGTTAACCACTGCGGCGGGAACGATCGCACCGGCTAAAGTATTTATTATGGGAGCAGGTGTAGCAGGATTGCAAGCGATCGCTACAGCCAGAAGATTAGGCGCAGTCGTAGAAGCCTTTGATATTCGTCCAGCCGTTAAAGAAGAAGTGCAAAGCTTAGGCGCGAAATTCGTCGAAGTAAAACTGGAAGAAGAAACCGTTGCAGCCGGTGGTTACGCCAAAGAAATCTCCGAAGACAGTAAAAAACGCACCCAAGAACTAGTCGCCGAACACGTCAAAAACTCTGATGTTGTGATTACTACCGCCCAAGTACCAGGTAGAAAAGCACCACAACTAGTTACTGAAGAAATGGTGAAACAAATGAAACCAGGTTCAGTAATAGTAGACTTAGCTGCGGAACAGGGTGGAAAC contains the following coding sequences:
- a CDS encoding Re/Si-specific NAD(P)(+) transhydrogenase subunit alpha translates to MKIAVAKEIEVCERRVALIPDTVSRLVKQGLEVFVETGAGEKAFFSDSDYEAAGATVISDTAKLWGEADILLKVSPPQEREDGRSEIELLKSGSVLISFLNPLGNPVVAQQLANRQVTALSMELIPRTTRAQSMDALSSQASLAGYKSVLIAAAALPKYFPMLTTAAGTIAPAKVFIMGAGVAGLQAIATARRLGAVVEAFDIRPAVKEEVQSLGAKFVEVKLEEETVAAGGYAKEISEDSKKRTQELVAEHVKNSDVVITTAQVPGRKAPQLVTEEMVKQMKPGSVIVDLAAEQGGNCACTEAGKDIVWNGVTIIGPINLPSSMPVHASQLYAKNVTSLMQLLIKDKALEINFGDDIVDAACVTHGGEIRNQRVKDALQAVAV